The nucleotide window gtcttccttctttctttccttctttctttccttctttccttctttctttctttctttcttacgttctttctttcttttttaagttctttctttccttctttctttcttttttacgttctttctttctttcttacgttgttccttcgttccttctttctctccttcttcctcctttttctgtcttttttctttccttctttatttctttcttttttacgttctttctttctttcttacgtggttccttctttctctccttcctcctttttctgtcttccttctttccttctttctttccttctttttttccttctttctttcttttttacgttctttctttcttttttacgttctttctttccttctttctttctttcttacgttctttctttcttttttacgttctttctttccttctttctttctttcttacgttctttctttcttttttacgttctttctttctttcttacgttgttccttcgttccttctttctctccttcttcttcctcctttttctgtcttttttctttccttctttctttctttctttctttcttacgttcttactttcttactttgttccttctttctctccttcttcttcctcccttttctgtcttttttctctttcttttttctttttacatttttaagtcaaaagcATCGTTCTAGTTTCACTTTAAAagcaacattaagaggttaAATCTAGACTTTAGTCATTTAACTACTGGTTGAACTACTGGTATGAATGATGATGACTCACAAAGCacaagaaagacattttactGGTTAATAAATGTCCATATTTCAGCTGTGGTGCATGTATATATTACACTGTTTATCatgcttttcatttaatttcttatTATTGTTTGTAACTTTAGTAAAGAGGTTTTaggagaataaaataaaaatgttcttcttcttctctctcttcagggTGAAAGAGCGCCTCCGTGTGGCCTTCAGCCTCATCaccatcttcttcctcttctgcctCACCGCCGCTCTGGTCCAAGTCGAGATGAAGCCGGACACCTTCTTCTCCGTCACCATGGCGACCATCTGGTTCATCAACAGTGAGTTTACActtacattttcttaaaatcTGGCTTTCAATTGAACTTCATTTATttctattctgttttatttccttttaatactcctcaaatttattttattctttccttattatacatttttattattttatttgggtattctgaatttttacatttttattagtcattattttattttttattttatttattttaattcaatattttattttagtttttttcccatgtaattcaatttttttatattttattgtaatttatttattattgtaaatttaatttaatttttagtttaattttctatattttattttatggtatttattttcattttatttttttatatttttatattttattgtattttaattcttattttaaatttatattttaaattttatatagtttatttttattaattttatttttataaattttattattattttttatttttattttatttatttaatttcattttttaaagcactttgtgttacattactaTGTATGAGAAGTGCtatagaaaataaagtttgattgattaaataacgtgtgtgtgtctgtgtgtgtgtgtgtctgtctgtgtgtgtgtgtctgtctgtctgtgtgtctgtctgtgtgtgtctgtgtgtgtgtgtgtgtctgtgtgtgtgtgtgtgtgtgtgtgtgtgtgtgtgctctcagtGTGCGGTGCCGTGTTACAGGGAAGTCTCTTCGGTGTGGTGGGTCTCTTCCCGCCTCGTTACAGCACTCTGTTTATGAGCGGTCAGGGTCTAGCTGGGACCTTCGCTGCTGTCGCTATGCTCTGCTCCATCCTCAGTAAGTAATGAAACTATTTACTACTACAATCAATCTGATCataagattattttatattctatgaAAGTCTATAAAGTGTTTAGTGTTTGGTTTGATGCTCCAGAAACTAAAGAGTTTTAATTTatagaaaagcagcagattctaacatttgagaagcagaaACCAAATAAAATTTAACatatatgctttaaaaaataagtgaTGAGGTTTGCttattaagtgtgtgtgtgtgtgtgtgtgtgtgtgtgtgtctccaggtaACGCAGGTGCGACCTCGGATGCGTTGGGATACTTCATCACTCCATGTGTAGCTACGCTGGTCACTCTGTTCTGTTACCTGCTGCTGCCGCACCTGgtgaggagacacacacacacacacacacatatacacacacacacacacttacattcatatacacacacacacacacacacacacacacacacttacattcatatacatacacatacatacacacacacacacacacacacacatacatacaaacacacacacacatacatacaaacacacacatacatacacacacacacacacatatacatacatacatacatacacacgctctctcacacacacacacacacacacacacatacatacacacacacacacacatatacacacatatatacacacatacgcacacacacatacacacacatatacatacacacacacatacatatacacacacaaacatatacatacacacacacacttacatacatatatacacacatacaaacacacacgcacacacatacatacatatatacacacatacaaacacgcacacacatacatacatatacacacacatacacatacacacatacatacaaacacacacatacatacatatacacacacatacacacatacatacatatacacacgcatacacacatacatacaaacacacacatacatacaaacacacacatacatacacacacacacacacttacatacataaacacacacacatacacaaactgtCACATTTGTCTTTCTATCCTTGTGGGGACATTCATTGACATAATGTATTTCCGAGCCCCAAAcgttaaccatcacaactaaacaCCTAAACACAACCtgacctttaaataaaaataaaataaaataaaataaaataaaacaacaaatcaacaaataaaaagtgtaaaacttTTAGAAGAATCATGTTTCAGAGCTTCAGATGAAAATCTTCTGACAGTTTCGACTCTTCTTTGCAGGAATTTGCTCGTTTCTATCTGAACAGAAGTCAGTGTAACAAACAGGAGACGTCAAAGGAGCTCCTCAGTGCAGGTTGgtctccttcatcatcatcatcatcatcatcatcatcaggacctggtttttatttaatctcactgattgattattttttgtcCATTTAAAGATAAAGACATGGAGGCCAGCGGGAAGTTTATTGATGCAGAGGAGAGTCAGGAACGCTTGTCCGTCTTCGCTgttttcaaaaaggtaaaaaaaaaacaacatgatatATTTGTTGatgtttatataataataaaaagcttttaattgtttaaattcaCTTAATGAATTGGTTACTTTTGTTAATGGAGTATCAGAAACAGTTTTATCCACTATTAAATccacatttctcttcatttctgtgctttttttgtgcAGAAATCGAAGCAttgaaaagacaaataaacagttttttgatggattttaaactttttgatGATGATTAATAAGCCGAGCTGTTTATTGACCCCATTAATCATCAACCTGAGTAAACTGTACCTGCACTGAAACACTTAGATTAAGCCTAAACGCtgtcctgtctgtgtgtccCACAGATCTGGCTCATGGCTCTGTGTGTGACTTGTATTTTCGCCGTCACGCTGGCCGTGTTTCCTGTCATCACGGTCCGAGTGAAGACCGTCTACGAGGGCAACGCTGCCTGGGGTGAGACGCCACATCAGCTCATTAGTTCAGGACAGCAAGAAGCAAAGAGAAACACAGTCAGCTGTTTCATCCCAGACAAACATATCTGCTCTATAAATAACTCGTCCTTGTTTTCCTTTGAGaaaaaagtcagtcagtcaattttacattatttaaatcattACAGTTGGATCCCTGCTTACGTAGCTGTAGTTCTTATTTTgataaaacaaatctttataAAGTGATAACGTGTCGTTCTATCACAATCAGAGCAgtcggtcacactgagcctgattgcatcctgatacTCAACACAAGAGCAGCAGACTCACATTATCTTTCCTGCTAAAGTTTCCttctaatataatataataatatattacacCTCTTGTTCTGCAGCTTAGCGTGATGAACGAGCCACAGAACTAACAATGACTAGgtctgggtatcagtactcgatatctttaaggtatcgaccaaaataaatcgataccaagtagcatcgaaacgtctcccgtcaatcgatacctgcaatcgattctttttacacccagagctagaaaatatgactatttgtatggacttgctctcagccaatcaacagcaagcgttctctttaaccttcctgtcgtcctcccgggtctattttgactgttccttctttccttcctccttccttctctctttctttcctccccctaccttcctcccttccttctttcctctgtccttctttccttccttccttcctttcttcccttccttcctccctccctcccttccttccctctttccttcctccctcctttctttccttcttccttcctcccttcaatccatccttcctcccttctttccttcctcctttccatccttccttctttgactcgaggacaacaggaggattaatgcaacatgtgattggtccattgccacagcagctacaacccgtctgtggtggtgaagtcgtggtgaatttgagttagcgcgcttagcagttcagcagccaagatgcctcctaaacgctctaaagtgtgtctacactacacgcctgttaccaaggatacaagacagagacctacatgtgttaatgggaatctaatgaaggactcagctggtatcaggatcactttaaaggtacttggattggtactggtatggtagtttttaaacgatacccagtcCTATTCACCAGTTAAAAGTGCAATGCTAATGTCAGGTAGCAGGGTAGACAGCAGAGACTGTTTTGAGGTAAAGGCCCATAAgtcaaagaaagagagaaagtagcAGCAGTAATGTTGTCCTGTAGTTGTGTGCAGTGTGTTCTTCAGTGTGTTAATCCTGCTCTTCGTCTCTCACAGAAAAAGTTTTCACCTGCGTTTGCTGCTTCATCGTTTTCAACGTCATGGACTTGGCCGGCCGCAGCGCCCCGTCTCTCGTCCAGTGGGTGAGTCTGCAGCTCAACACAAGACTTCAATCCTCCAAACACTTTAAATCAGAGAAGTCCTGTTGGGAGTTTTGCAGATAAACATTAG belongs to Scomber scombrus chromosome 2, fScoSco1.1, whole genome shotgun sequence and includes:
- the LOC133987172 gene encoding equilibrative nucleoside transporter 2-like, producing MWNEKKQNPPADRGQAVGIIIFILGLGTLLPWNFFITASQYFNGRLTQPNVTSNGTSGVTTKNYNYDSWMALLSQLPLLMFTLLNSFLYQLVKERLRVAFSLITIFFLFCLTAALVQVEMKPDTFFSVTMATIWFINMCGAVLQGSLFGVVGLFPPRYSTLFMSGQGLAGTFAAVAMLCSILSNAGATSDALGYFITPCVATLVTLFCYLLLPHLEFARFYLNRSQCNKQETSKELLSADKDMEASGKFIDAEESQERLSVFAVFKKIWLMALCVTCIFAVTLAVFPVITVRVKTVYEGNAAWEKVFTCVCCFIVFNVMDLAGRSAPSLVQWPSKESLAFPAAVLSRVIFIPLLMVCNIHNSKLTVIFSHDSIFVTFMALFSFSNGYLASLCMAYAPQLVRSKDIETAGSLMTFFLVLGLAVGASLSFPLGYLVLPTDTQTAA